A region of the Synechococcus sp. PCC 7502 genome:
AGGTTTATGGATAACTGCTGATGCAATTTGAGTGGGATGAAACAAAAAATCTTGAAAATATTCGTAAGCATAAGATCGATTTTGCTGATGTTCCCACAATGTTTGAGAATGATATGCTAATTGATCTGGATGATCGCTTTGACTATGGTGAAGAACGCTAGTTTGGAATCGGTTTTCTCGGTCTTGGCATAGCAGTAGTAATCTGGACGGAACGTAAAAATGATGTAATACGAATAATTTCAGCAAGAAGAGCTAATCGTCATGAACAGCAAAAATTTGAAGAGTACCTCTCGTACTAATTGGGCAGCCCTAGAGTCAAGCTCAGAGGATAATATTGACTACTCTGATATTCCCCCACTTGAAGATGAATTTTTTGAACGTGCTACCTTACGCATTTCTGCGGAGCAAGCCCGAAGCTTAGTTAAGATTGAGCCAGATATAAAGCTTTGGTTTCAAAAGCAAGGAGTGGAATATAAAGCTTTAATTAACGAAGTTTTACGCCAATACATCAAAGAGCATAACTAATAAAATATAACTAATTTAAGATGTTAGATCATAATCCTCTGCCTATAGGTTCCTTTGGTAATTGGAAAAAGCTGCAAAACGGATCAGATATTCGAGGTGTAGCGATCGCAGGGGTTGTCGATGAACCCGTTAACCTTACACCCGAAATTACGCAAATTCTTGGACAAGCATTTACCCAGTGGTTGACACAGAAAGTTAATAAACCTGTTGCCGAGCTAACTATTTCCGTAGGTCGAGATAGTCGTTTATCGGGTTTAAGTCTGACTGAAGCAGTAATAGCAGGAATTACGAGCATTGGAGCTAGGGTGTATGACTTTGGTATGGCTTCAACTCCCGCCATGTTTATGAGTACGATCGCAGAAGGATTTAACTGTGATGGCGCAATTATGCTAACAGCTAGTCATTTGCCCTTTAATCGTAACGGTTTAAAGTTTTTTACAGCGGGTGGGGGCTTAGAAAAACAAGATATTACTGAGATTTTGGCATTGGCTGAGGCTGGGGAATTTCAAGAATTAGCGATCGCTCCCAGTTCAACAAATCAGATCACAAAGCAAGACTTTATCTCTATCTATAGCCAGCAACTTGTTCAGAAAATTCGTATACAGGTTAATCATCCCCACAATTTTGACCAACCACTGCAAGGCTTAAAAATTATTGTCGATGCTGGTAATGGTGCAGGTGGCTTTTATGCAGCCCAAGTTTTAGAACCCCTAGGTGCAGATACTACAGGCAGTCAGTTTTTAGAACCCGATGGTAATTTCCCCAACCATGTCCCTAACCCAGAAGATAAAGTGGCAATGGCATCAATTTGTCAGGCAGTAATTGATCACAAAGCGGATTTTGGCATTATTTTTGATACCGATGTTGATCGCAGTGCCGCCGTGGATCAGTTTGGGCATGAGCTTAACCGTAATCGTTTGATTGCCCTAATGTCAGCAATTATTCTGCAAGAGCATCCCCATTCTACGATCGTGACAGATTCGATCACCTCTGATGGTTTGAATGAGTTTATTACCAAAGACTTACAGGGAACGCACCATCGGTTTAAGCGGGGTTACAAAAATGTGATTAACGAAGCCATTCTCTTAAATCAGTTAGGAAAGGAATCTTGGCTAGCGATCGAAACCTCTGGACATGGGGCATTAAAAGAAAATTATTTTCTTGATGATGGAGCCTATTTGGTCAGTAAGTTATTAATTGAACTGGCTAAATCTAAATTGGCAGGTAGAAACTTAACGGATTTAATTGCTAACTTAAAAGAACCTGTAGAAAGTAGTGAATTTAGAATCAAGATTACTGCTGAAAATTTCAAAGCTATTGGGAATGAGGCGATCGCCCAACTTCAAATCTTTGCCTCTCAACAACCAGATTGGGAAATAGTTCCTAATAATTACGAAGGAGTAAGGGT
Encoded here:
- a CDS encoding BrnT family toxin gives rise to the protein MQFEWDETKNLENIRKHKIDFADVPTMFENDMLIDLDDRFDYGEER
- a CDS encoding BrnA antitoxin family protein, with the protein product MNSKNLKSTSRTNWAALESSSEDNIDYSDIPPLEDEFFERATLRISAEQARSLVKIEPDIKLWFQKQGVEYKALINEVLRQYIKEHN
- a CDS encoding phosphomannomutase/phosphoglucomutase, whose translation is MLDHNPLPIGSFGNWKKLQNGSDIRGVAIAGVVDEPVNLTPEITQILGQAFTQWLTQKVNKPVAELTISVGRDSRLSGLSLTEAVIAGITSIGARVYDFGMASTPAMFMSTIAEGFNCDGAIMLTASHLPFNRNGLKFFTAGGGLEKQDITEILALAEAGEFQELAIAPSSTNQITKQDFISIYSQQLVQKIRIQVNHPHNFDQPLQGLKIIVDAGNGAGGFYAAQVLEPLGADTTGSQFLEPDGNFPNHVPNPEDKVAMASICQAVIDHKADFGIIFDTDVDRSAAVDQFGHELNRNRLIALMSAIILQEHPHSTIVTDSITSDGLNEFITKDLQGTHHRFKRGYKNVINEAILLNQLGKESWLAIETSGHGALKENYFLDDGAYLVSKLLIELAKSKLAGRNLTDLIANLKEPVESSEFRIKITAENFKAIGNEAIAQLQIFASQQPDWEIVPNNYEGVRVSCSSDSENGWFLLRLSLHDPVIPLNIESNIAGGVTKIATRLLSFLQTLESVFDLSSLKNRELQ